The nucleotide sequence AACCATCGAGCCAATTAACcgtaatacaataaatttgttGTGTTCTCTATTCAACAATTGTAGCGAAACACCATTTATATGAACTCGACAGGGAAGAAGCAATTTTTGTAAATAACTACATGCAACTTTACGCTCAAGTAACTGTTCATGCTCAGATAAAAATGAATTCAATTGTATGACTTGGTTAGTCCTCGTGTCTAGCGTTTAGTGAACCTTTCATATAATTGCTGGTTCAGATAATAGATATTTTGTTCGCATAAATGGAGTTTACATAAATGGTTTTCTACCGTATCGCGATGTAAGATCGGCATTTCATCGACATACATAGTCAAATCTACGGATTCTCAAAATTCACTGAAAGGAAAAAGGGCATTTTTCAAAAACCGTCCATATGCCTAAGATTCCTTTGATGCTACCTTGCGAAGTGACGGTTCGGTGGTAAGTGCTCAGCGGTCTAACACTGTCGTCTTACCAAAAGGCACCCTCTTCCTTTAGCAACCTTCAGCAACCGTCGTGTCGTCTGCAATAGTTCACCCTTTGGACGTGTCCCCTTCGAAGAGACAACAAAACCCAGCTAAATTCAGCATACGAATTTGCGACCTACTTTCGAGAATGCTGTAACAATTAAGCAACGAAGAAAATGTAGGCAGACGACAAATATGAATTCCCTTTTCTTCTAAGACGTTCTTACAATCGAATCTTTCGACCGTCGTAACTGCGAACAGATGCAGGACAGGTATCCGCGGGATCGAGCAAGCATCCCGAAACAGAGCTGCAGCTGACAACGACAAAGTCGAAACCAGCATAACTGTACACCGGTAAAATGCTCGAGCAATCTCGTTCCATGATCAGCCACCACCTCCGCGTTCTGTGACAATTCGACCGAGCGGCCGCTTACGAAACACACGGCGGGCACCAAAAAAGCCTTTCTCTTTCGGCTTCCTTGGTCTTTTCCTCTTCCGTGGACACACGGTCGACCCTGCTCCCCCCTCCCTTCCGCCGCCACCCCCTTTTCTCCAGCATCTCCTTTTCCCGGTGGCTCAGCTCGAGCACGGTTAATGTCAATAACCGTTGCATTAGTTGCCGGTTCGCTTCTTTCTTTACCACCGCGGCTGGCCGCTCATCTAGCACCGATTAAAAATGGTCGTCTAAAGCGTGATCCGCGGCGTCGCACGATCCTGGTCCGTGTCCGGGGTTCGGCTACTGCCGTCGGGCAAGCCGGGccgccgggtcgggccgggtcgggccgagcCGACGCCACCCCACACGGGACCGTTTTACGTGCGGCGTCGTGGCGTCACGCCCGGTGATTTGCTCGCCGGAGCAAAAGATGTTCCCAGTGGCTGCACCGTGTCGCCTGCATCCTCTTTGTACACTTTGTTCACACCGTGAAGGCGAGGAGGCGGCCGGCGCCGTTGTCGTAAGGCACAACAACGTGTCCCCAGGTGGGCGTCAACCGCAGAGAGAACGTCCGTAAATCTTGCCCAACACCGTCGCCGCCCGCCATCGCCGATGCTGCTCTTTTTCCGCGCGTTAGAACACGCCGGCCAAGCGAGCACCGCTCGGCCAGGTAAAAAATAAAGAGGCGACTTAACGCCCGCGTAGATCCAGGACGGAAGAAGGGAGAAGGTAGTTACACCCTTTACATTTTGTCTTCGCGGCGTACGAGTTCTCGACGAACAGGGGAAAGGCGGGCAGTTCGGTGGGTTTACTGTTACGTCGTAAAGGAAAATAAATTACGGCGAAGTCGCGGTTGGCCGAGCTAATCTCGAGGACAATGAATGTTTGAATAATGGAACGGTTACCTAGTTGCAGTGGTCGGTCACGTTGTAGATGATAACGTATTACAGGGAAGTCGCGGTTAGTTCGACCCAATTTCGAGAACATAGATGTTTCGAACGATGGAGGAGTTGTAACGGCAGGCTTTTTCTGATTTGTTTAATAAATCTTACCGCGAACAGCGTACAATTGTGGACGCTGTACTCGAATTATCAGCCATCCGTTAAACGCAAGCTTTAATAACATGAAAATTGTGCCGATCTATGCTGAGGTCATTTTAAATGGCGTCTCTCGGAGTCGTCAATCGAGCGCGAAAGATTAACTCTTTGAAGCATGGAATTTTAGAAAATAAAAGACTCgcgttttacagaaattttattcttataaaattcaACGAGCCGGTGTTCGATGCGAAGCTTCgagtaattttaatttttaaagatGCTGTAAAACGTACCGTGCTACGCGAATATTTAGGCAATTAGTGGGTTGGGCATTTCGAAGAACTCTAACGCGCTTCGAAGAATCGAAGAACCGAATGCGAGTATTGtcctataattaaaaaaaaaaaaaagaaaaaaaaatttaccATGAAATTCTTTTCTCTTACAAAAATATGAAACGAGATGAATACGGTTATTTACCGAATTCCCTGTACAGTTACCTAATTTATCCTATACAGAAAAGTGAAGTTGACtttcttataaataaataataaattgatttattaatttatgcACATTAATTTGTTTAGTGCTCTGTCGTACAACCTATGCTGTAAACCTTAAAAAGATTCGTACGGTGTTTGttgttttccattttaattatGAATTCAACTTAATCGACATCGTTTTTGTAAATATGTGACGCAGAAGAATACGTTCAAGAATTTTTAGAATAAAGATAGTTCAGCCGAAGAATGTGTTGCACAAAATGAAAGGTTGAAAAGAGGACAGTCAACCATAAAAGGGAAACTATAATCAATGCCGAATTTCCCTCCCAAAAagattttcaatttcaaataacgGGATTGCGTAACACAATTATTGGGCAGGATTACTTTCACGGCCATCGGAGTCGAAACGGCGTTAGGGTGTTTATCTAGGCCAATGCGTCGCTGGAAGGCAAGGCTATTTAATCTAATGTTACAAAATGCATGGCTAATCGTTGCATCATCGGCTGCACGTGGAGCTTTCTTGATGTTGCAACTCGTGTCTGACGACTCTCTGATCCCTCCCACTTATTATCAACGGATCATTCTCCTAGCATAGCGATTTGGCTAAACTTTTACCCGATTGGCTAAACTTTTCAAATGCTTTATTTATCCGAAatccttttagtcgaatattttattcgagtaattctttatCGATACATAATATTTGTGCGGAGCCATTGAGACGTTTCAATTGAGATGTTCGTTTCTTTCTATTGTACTTGTAAGATGTATAAATGGAGCCAACATAAGTATCCGATGAATCGTTGTTAAAAATCTGTGATTTTTCTCTAGATCTATGTACTTCAATTACGAATTCAACTATTTTGTAATTGAATGGTCCTGACGCGACGCTATTTATCATAATtagattgtggattttatgcatttttaacaaaaataatatatttattgtacttATTAATTCAAGTCAATTTCTACCCAGAATATGGGTAGAAATTCTGTAATTGTTCTGTAAATTCCACTACGTAACGAAAGACATTACGTACATCGcaatttttaacttctttctCACGCATCGGAGTAAATTTATGTATACTCATTTGACTACACATAAATGCATAATTACAGGTAGAGGTAATTAGCGGTAGCCAAGGGATAATTACATAATTTGATCGTCCAGAAGAAAgacaacaaattaataaattcatCGTACGTTTGATCTTCAAATGTGGCTAAAACGATACACCAAAAAAGTCGATATTCGGATGAAGTTTGTTTGCATGTTTACATATTCTATTCGCCGGATCGGATATTGGGTCTCAAATTTCTTTGCGACACGAACTGTTGTTAAAGGAAACGCCAGAaacataaaaattaacgaaataaaTTGCGAATCGATTATGTCACTCACCGTCAGGAGTCCGAACAGTGCCGGCCTTGTTGATCTTCGAGTTCCACATAGCGGGGGTAGTTGGTGCAGGGCTGAGATCAGGTGTTGGGGGATGAGCCGGTGGCATGGGCACCATGGCGGGGCCCATTTGCGCACTGTGCTGAAGGTGGTCCGAATTCTGTCCGTAATGGCTGCCATCGAACCCCCTTCCCCCAGAATACACTTCCCCCGATAATCTTTCCGCCAATTTGTCTGCTCTTTCTTGATCGGTTAATGCCACCGGTTCTTGCTTTATTCGGAGATCTGCAAACAATCGTtccattatattgatttttcaaTTCTTACTTAGTTATTATTACACGCGCTTTCTAATTCTCATTTAATTATGATTCGCAGTCTTTTCAACTCGAATCATGTTACACACGTTTCTCTTCGCATGATATGTATTTTCTGTTAACCCTCTACAGCTCAATGgtgtattattaattttatttcatttcttaacCGCAGTATGTGGCAAATGTAtcttgttttgttgtttgttctttgtaaATCAGCATATTAACCCTTAacgctccgttggctccgctatggagacaaCCGTCATTTGTTCagtaaatccgaaggctctgctgcggagcccaCTGTTTTTACCATGATTACACCGGagatgctatgtttttgtcgacgttggcaattgttatttgtagtgaaaacgtgcttagcgtgtgtaccattgCGATTAagacattttttgcccatttttatacttagcaacataaaataaataaaatcaaacgctttcgcaaggacgtgtaatcttttccgctcgaaataagacttcctttatcccaggagctttgctccaaaaatgtgccggagttgctggtagtgatatttttcagaaaaacgctgttcaactttattttagaacgtccgaagaatattgactaattattaatttaatttaattatcaattgagccgattccagtgaagattaacgataaCAAAAATTCCGGTAAActcacgcaaaagatatttttgtttcaataattccgtatccaaacataattcaacagacgattcgcaatgctaattttataataaatcgcgtgaaagaacacgagggatatatttatttatgaattgcgaagaatatcgttaatagtaaatttacccatttcgataaGGATGCATTTGCAgtttggaaatttcggtcacaattcacgatgtcgatgcaccgacctcgcgcaatgttaagtagacaccattacgattaaaagaTTTTttacccatttttatactttgcaacataaaatgaataaaatcaaacgctttcggaaggacgtgtaatcttttccgctcgaaataagacttcctttatctcgggcgctttgctccaaatatgtgccggagttgctgatagtgatatttttcagaaaaaagctgttcaacattattttagaacgtccgaagaatatttactaatttttaatttaatttaattatcaattgAGCCGATTCCAgggaagattaacaataaaaaaaattccggtaaactcgcgcaaaagatatttttgtttcaataattccgtatccaaacagaattcaacagacgattcgcaatgctaattttataataaatcgcgtgaaagaacacgagggatatatttatttatgaattgcgaagaatatcattaatagtaaatttacccatttcgatgaggatgcatttgcagtttggaaatttcggtcacaattcacgatgtcgatgcaccgacctcgcgcaatgttaagtagacaccattacgattaaaagaTTTTttacccatttttatactttgcaacataaaatgaataaaatcaaacgctttcggaaggacgcgtaatcttttccgctcgaaataagacttcctttatctcgggcgctttactccaaaaatgtgccggagttgccggtaggtagtactcgagaaacgcgcggagcgctaagggtttaAGCAACGCAATGTTTCAATTTTATCATCACAGTAACGATCACTTTTTCCAGAAATTGCAAATTCATTGGTAGCTTTTATCTAGAAATTCATATTCAGCTGTTTCAGGTTACACAAATTGTTACGCAGACCCGCATTGTACGCGACAGATTAAGGCGAACATTTGTTTACCTTCGGCTACGCTTTCCTTGAGATCGCAACTGGTACGCTCCTCGGACCTCGTACGTTCCAGTTCCTGTTCCAATTCCGTTGGCGTATGGGGCGCGGTATGGGAGTGTGCGGGCGTCTCCGAAGGGTGAGTGAAGGGTTGATAAAAGTGGTTCTCCAGTAGAAGCGGATGCGGTGCGGATGCCGGCCTGAAGGCCGTGCCATCGCGCAACACGCTCGCCCTTCCCAGGGCATCCACGTCGCTGGGCGATCTAAAAATATCATCCCCAAAAGAGTTCGCACGATAGCCAAGCAAGGTGAGCAATTCGATATCGAAGAATAGCTGAGACGCGGGAAACGATAGGATAGCCACTGCGCGGACAAAAATGGTGGCGGTGGACCCTTGACTCTTGTACAAAAATTCGGGTTAAATCGATCCGCTGTTGCATATTTGAAGAAGAAGACCGTAGAATAAATTCGGTTCGCTTAATTGTTACAATATATTAACAGGGTGGCATATATGTACACGGTGGCagcacgctggtgccatgcaaaaactatctgctGTATACcgatggtaccactttggtgccatttgaaaaaactgaaataacatttaaccctttgcacttggaagagattttgcaaaaattgtgatttCGTTGTACAGAAacgaatcgaaataaaaatcattatgcTGCTGAGAAATTTATAggcattatttaaataaaagattttgcgTTTTTATTTATGCATTTTACGCGATTACATTACATTctgaagaaaaataataattagaaagAGACACCACTTTGTGGCATAAATATATTGCGTCGCCGTATCGTcgacatccgagtgcaaagggttaaaacttgTAACTAGATCGCGTATCTCTTCGTGCATCTGTGCGGTTGCTTATAGCATTTATTGCCCTACTCAGGGGATACAACGAAAttgtatatttcatattttacatttcataattaacactatgccgtccgctgGCACCACACTGGtgtcatgcaaaaactatctgttgtataccggtggtaccactttggtgtcattttaaaaaactgaaataacatttgaactatatttcttgggtgttaaaaggcagcaaactaactatagcattgtgcttgtttaactaagaattaaataCGAagattcttggatgacttatcttaattttaggaatttatattaccgccatcttcgaaatttttgtttaaatctaaaatttccaagctattatgccggcgtcaaacgaaagaatcatacctaagatctgcggacggcatagtgttaataaagaAAAAAGCTACGGTCAAGaaaagtatactcgtcagaaacggctattaaacatgatttatctgttgtatgccggtggtaccactttggtgccatttgaaaaaactgaaataacatttgaactatatttcttgggtgttaaaaggtgCTTGTTTAACTAAGAACTAAgttcgaaaattcttggatgacatatcttaattttaggaatttatattaccgccatcttcgaaatttttttttaaagtctaaaatttccaagctattacgccgacgtcaaacaaaagaatcatatctaagatctgcggacggcatagtgttaatttaATCGTATCTTTACTGTAAAGTCCAATCTAAGTTGGTAAACGTTTCGCTGGCCAAATTAGtgcaaatttccaatatttttctaAAACGGCTTGCCAGTTTCGAAGACATCGTAGTACCAAATATAGTCTGTAAGAATCAAATCAATAAACATAAACGTTCCGCCATTGGTAATGATCAGAAAAATGGTGTCTAAATTTTAGACTCATTTTTAATATCAGCTTCGACAACAAATCAGTGAATTTAGCAAAAGTTGAGCGAATTTAGCAAAAACATTAAAATCTACGTTCCTCCGATAACACTTTACGATACGAGATTTTGCGTATTAAATATTTCAGGTGCTCGAGCTTTATACATTACGCGACACACCGTGCGCGCAGGTACGAAATATTCAGGCCCTGGACACGGTGGCCGAGATGCGTATCGGGCAAGACTGCCCTGCGCGGAATGTGGGCCAGTGCCGGGTGTCCCGAATCGGCGTTAGAACGTAGGAAGGCCGTGCGGCGTTAGATCGCCGCGGCGAAGTCCTTCGCGACGGTAAGGTAAAAGGGCTTACCTCATCAGCCTTTTCGGCGGGTTTTCGTAATAGTGAGAGGTCGAGTAGAGGCTGGGCACAGGATAGGCCGGGGCTGGCGACGGTGTCGGTGTGCGGTTCCTCTTCATGGTGTTCCTCACCATGGTTGCTTCACCCGCTTCGCTCAAGTCGCTCACCTCGCCGACGCCGCCGATACCGCCACCGATCCCGCCGCCCACGCTACCGCCGACGCTGCCACCGACGCTACCACCCACGTTACTGTTCACGCTGCCGCTGACACCTCCACCGTTCTCGCTGCCGCTGCCGCCACcaccgccgctgccgccgctgccgccgccgccaccgccgccgccacccCCGGTGTCCGTCGACGCGTTATTATTTTCTGCTGCGTGCCTTTGCGCCACCGCCAGCTTCTCGTGCTCGATGGACAGACCCTTCACCTGCGAACCGAACGCAGCGCGTGGATTTAGAAATCGTTGCACAAGGGCAAGGGAAAGGCTGGGAACCCGAAGGTGACTCTCGAAGGTTTTCGGGGACCAGATGACCTGCTACGCGCGTGTCAACGATTGCAGTATTATGTAAAACGGTGGGAAAGAATCGAGAGCCGTTCATGGTCCCGACTATCGATCGATCGCGGTTTGGAACTCTGGTTCTGTGTTTGTAGCGGGGCGGGCAGAAAATCTTTACGGTTTTTTGCTTGTTTGCTAGgttaaaagcagctgttttatgttgCTTTATGAAATAACAAGCGTGTATTCGATAGAGATTTTGAgcgatttttattgcaatatggACGGTTCGAAAGCCAATCGGTCTTAACACCGAAGTAAATAAAGATTAGATGTAGAAAATAACAACGCCGCTAATCATGCAAATTACAGTTTTTGTTACAAGATGGCATACAAGTGAATTTAATCGGAAGAGAAACAacagaaaaatgttaaaaatggtGTTTTTTAGAAGAGAACAATTCTACCCGAACAATTTTGTTTAGTCATTTTTTGGCCAATACAAGCGCTGATATCTACTGTTCATTTACGAAGAAATCGACCGCATTGATTTATTGACCGAAAGATCCTATGATAAGGATACGTTTGGACTGCGTAACTCGTTGTCGAAGAAAAGTGGGCTTAGAATGATTGGTTTTCAAACCGTCCCCATACGTGTGCAATGAAACAAAATTGAATGAATTCtgcataaatgtatctttatgaTTTTAATAAAACATAGACATCCCCCGAGAGAGGACATCCGAGTGGAAAAGGTTAAAACTAGTGAGATGATCGAAATTTGATGTTCGAATTTGCGAAACTCGAACTCGAAACTCTTTGCGAGATTTCGAAACTCTCTCGAAACCCGGAATGTTTGTACTTTTCCTTCTTTTTCCAAAGAGTAACTTATTTTGTCAAAAAGTGAAATCTGGCCGGATTCTTTCCAGAAAAGCGAATAATTTATTGAATATAACTAAATGACAATTGAATGTAGCTGTAATTTATTGTTTTctgtatatagaaatataaacgATTGTAATagacaaaaaataaataatataatataacgggTGAAATCGTAGCAATAAATAAAGACATAAATTCATATATCACAATGTTCTCGTAATTTATTTgtactaaattattatttacctGGGTTGACGGGAGTTTCGAGTCACAAAATTAGCCGAAACTTTTTGATGAGTTTCGAGATTTCGAGTGTCGTCATTGATCGCGGCCAAAAATAAATTTAGGCGTTCATGGAAGAACGCGGAATAGCAGATTCGTCTCTGAACACACGTGACTGCTATGTAGGGCAATTATTTCAGAGAAGAATTATGTCGCATACTTGGAGGCATTCGGCCGCTTTGAGGAAAGAGCTGAGGGATTCCTGGGACACGTGTACTTCTCCACGGTACATGAACTCGAGAAGGGACGCCATATTGTGGGCACTCGTCCCGTCGAGAATAACGATCAGTCCCGCGGGAGAAGGAGGCATTCCTTCGAAGAGTTCTTGAAAATGCTTGCTGCATGCTGCGAGGATTAATCTGTGTGCCTTGAACGTTACTCCTGAAACATAAGCGAAAACGATGGCTCGTTAGCTAGATCATTCAGATTCGAGAACAAGGCCGGTTTCCAGAGTTGAAtcaaatagtattttaaatggcaaatagtaaataaatattttatcataGATCATGCATgtattttcgaaaataaaatgttttatttatttgtccgaaagaatgtacttttaaaaataatatatttgattGGACATTTGTTCCATGTCCGAATAAGTTTAATTTAGAGAAAAACAATGCAATAGTACTTTAAAATTCTTCACacaatttttttgttttgcGCTCGATGTACtcgtttttgttataaattcaTGATGTTTCCAAAATACTTCAATTTATTgtagtattatactatattatactacaatttattgtagtattatacatatacaattaGTTGAAACATTATATTTCGCATATTTCCATTTATGCATTGCGCGAGGAAAGTAATGctgaaagaataaaaaatattgtttataaaGAAGCTGCTTATCGTGGCTCGCGAACAAGCAATTGTTTGTATATTCAAGAAGTATGACAATATTGTCCaaaaactataatatagtacaatataaaatataaaaataagctCCCATGAGATAAGAAATTAAAATCGAAATCTTACAATTCcgataattaaaaaattcgaaTCCAAGAACATTAATTGTGCATAATTTATTAAAGGATTGCCAATACTACTCGCAATTATAGCGAATGTACATTGTTTCTtgcacaatattttttaattctagTGTTTTTGCTCTCACTTGTTTTTGTCGTAAACGCATAAATATCCGCGatcttatataaaataaaatagcacaAAATAAAACATCACAAACTGAAAATTCGTAAGAACATAAAACTTCCGAGTATCCTGTCAACTGAGTTAACgctaaatcgataaactatccTGAAACTACGTCGCGCACGTAACACGGGATTGCGAACTACTTCTCGAAGGAAAGAAAAAAATCCTTTGATCCAGCTTCTAAAAGCCAGTTCAGTCTTACCGTAATTAAATTACTCGAGAATGGGGCGGTAACCGGTAATCAAGGGTTAAACGTATCCCGTCTATCGCGGCGATTACGTCTAACAGTACACCAGAAGAAGAACAAGCTAATACAAAAAGTGGACGAACCGATTACATATTCGGTAGAATCGGACGAGGGGCCGGTGTTTTCCACGAAACGGCCGACTTTCCGTGGTCGCATGTTTCTATTTCGACCCGGCTCCTTTTTTTCTCACGGCTTTCATCGGTCCCCGTGGGACCGCGGGAATTTTGGCGTGCAAAGGAAGTGGTGACCGCCGAACCCTTTTTTTCCACTCCGTTCTCTATTTCCCTCTCCGGGAGAGCATAAAGAACCCGGGCATGCCAGCTTGACGTCGATGCCCTTTCTTGCAGTCCGCTGGATATCTAGGTCATCTTCGAACACGATCTTCCGTAATCTACGATTCACGTGTGCAAGTGTAACGTGCGCGTAATACGATACCGTGCGCGCGTTCTTACGCGCAGGCTTCGGGACGCTCGCGTTTTACAGAATTTCCAATGTTCCTCGTAATCAacgtttattatatatatattaggtctaccggaaagttctgtctgtttttgaattgaaatataacacaattttcatacatttaataatatttatcgtagaatatactttccatcgttacttatgacttcttgccagcgtgatggcaacttgtgaatgccatttttaaaaaatgatttatttttagaggcgaagaactcgactagtgcttggttgacatcagcttcagttttgaattttttttcctgtaaaaagttttgcaaagagggaaacaagtgataatcggagggtgctaggtctggggagtatggcggatgcgacagaatttcccagcctagctctgcgattttctgacgagtcgccaaagcagcatatGGTCCGGCATTaccatcggtagccatgttttcacgatcgtgtctcacttaataatgacatgagacatctttgtttcagtttatttaggagagtacatgtgtgtaaatgcaatgataaagagagatagtcatatatgtctcaaatcaacatgtgcatatggattgaaacttgaagtgacactatcggacagaactttccggtagacctaatataagtTTTGAAAATCTTTGGAGTATAAGAGGCAATTAAGAAAAGTATAATAATCAAAATCTTGCGCGAAGTCATAATTTCTTGTAGTTGTTCAACCATTTGTCTGATAATATCGATTCAGGATTTTGATGGGGTTTTACCGCACAATTTATAAAATCTGTGCGTTATCGATTAGTTTTAACTTGGACCGTAGTACCACTCTTACATCTTACACATCTTACTGGACATACGAATTGCCTTTTGTTATAAGAAATTGTGCACATCGAAGTAGATCTAATCGTTGCGACTATAAAATCAGGTGTATAAGGTAAAAAGTGGTAGACTTTACCAACTTAAAGttggtagaccgcggatctttatagaaaataataatgatcTTCGACAATTGCAACAAAAACGACTCAGgttgaaatttctttctttctttgatAACTTaagtgagttgaaaataatacgtagATGTTTTTAAGTTCTTGGAATACTTTCATTGTTTTAAATCTTAATTACCCgggtcatatatgtctcaagtcaacatgtgcatatggattgaaacttgaagtgacactatcggacagaactttccggtagacctaatatatatattcggtgATTCTTATTAATACTCGACGGGAGAGACTCGGGTCCGTTTGGACCCAAAGCATAAATAGTTAGTTATTTAACTTTCGATTACTATTGTCGGTTTGTGAGACCGCTACTAATTACTTCCCTGTTGTATAATTTATATGaactataattatatgtataattctaaGACAGATTGTGTCAAAAAAAGGAACGTTTTTAATACGCTTTATTCTATTCGATCGAACTGCCCAAAGTTGGACTCCTTCGTGATCGATACACAAAGTAAGAACAATTGGTTTCGATCTTTTATTTACCATTTTTGTGTCAATAATAACGCAAAAACATTAGCTGTCTGTATGTCATTGTCATATC is from Megalopta genalis isolate 19385.01 chromosome 4, iyMegGena1_principal, whole genome shotgun sequence and encodes:
- the chinmo gene encoding chronologically inappropriate morphogenesis isoform X1; translation: MYAPVGEGHGNQQPSLVNPWWLHPPAGRTVGHERDQEEKHLHEGGRDRGGEGHGVGPRGGIMDSHQHQFCLKWNSFGSNLATAFSNLFKSESLTDVTLFCEGVTFKAHRLILAACSKHFQELFEGMPPSPAGLIVILDGTSAHNMASLLEFMYRGEVHVSQESLSSFLKAAECLQVKGLSIEHEKLAVAQRHAAENNNASTDTGGGGGGGGGGSGGSGGGGGSGSENGGGVSGSVNSNVGGSVGGSVGGSVGGGIGGGIGGVGEVSDLSEAGEATMVRNTMKRNRTPTPSPAPAYPVPSLYSTSHYYENPPKRLMRSPSDVDALGRASVLRDGTAFRPASAPHPLLLENHFYQPFTHPSETPAHSHTAPHTPTELEQELERTRSEERTSCDLKESVAEDLRIKQEPVALTDQERADKLAERLSGEVYSGGRGFDGSHYGQNSDHLQHSAQMGPAMVPMPPAHPPTPDLSPAPTTPAMWNSKINKAGTVRTPDGKKLKCPFCEKLYGYETNLRAHIRQRHQGIRVPCPFCSRTFTRNNTTRRHIAREHKAELNLKAFQQSNHSVTDTVPQ
- the chinmo gene encoding chronologically inappropriate morphogenesis isoform X2 yields the protein MDSHQHQFCLKWNSFGSNLATAFSNLFKSESLTDVTLFCEGVTFKAHRLILAACSKHFQELFEGMPPSPAGLIVILDGTSAHNMASLLEFMYRGEVHVSQESLSSFLKAAECLQVKGLSIEHEKLAVAQRHAAENNNASTDTGGGGGGGGGGSGGSGGGGGSGSENGGGVSGSVNSNVGGSVGGSVGGSVGGGIGGGIGGVGEVSDLSEAGEATMVRNTMKRNRTPTPSPAPAYPVPSLYSTSHYYENPPKRLMRSPSDVDALGRASVLRDGTAFRPASAPHPLLLENHFYQPFTHPSETPAHSHTAPHTPTELEQELERTRSEERTSCDLKESVAEDLRIKQEPVALTDQERADKLAERLSGEVYSGGRGFDGSHYGQNSDHLQHSAQMGPAMVPMPPAHPPTPDLSPAPTTPAMWNSKINKAGTVRTPDGKKLKCPFCEKLYGYETNLRAHIRQRHQGIRVPCPFCSRTFTRNNTTRRHIAREHKAELNLKAFQQSNHSVTDTVPQ